The Clavelina lepadiformis chromosome 3, kaClaLepa1.1, whole genome shotgun sequence region ttaaccaaacaaatttCCCACTTCCCACAAAAATTCTTGTATCCTTTTTTTCCTACACTCGTCATCTGTTTCGGAtacttttctctttttctcaCTGTATAGTATATTAATAAAGGTTAATCTGTTTTGGAAGAATTTTAATTGcatcattttcttgtttgaaattgtccaactttgacaaaattttgtattgaaTTGAAAGCCTACAGTTTGTTGTATTGTTTGCTCTTTCTCGTCTAAATATActgaatttaaaatattttctgcttCCGGTGTTCACTTGACCTCAATCAATCATTGTGTGAAACTTTTCTTAATAATTGTCGCTTtaactcaaaataaaatgacccAGGAAGCTGATGCTGACAACGGTGGTGGTCTGGACATGGACGAGTTCAGAGAAGCGATGAGAAAAACAATGGGATCCGAGATTGATGTCAAAGAGCTCGAAATGTTGTTTATGAAAGTCGACACCAATTGTGATGGCGCTGTGGATTGGGTAAGACAAACATGAAAGAAGAATAGGCTGAATAGTAACGCTGAATTCATAAGTTACAGCAAGCTTATATATGCTGTATAATTATAATCACGTATATTATTGAAAGCAGACAGtataaaaaaaacgaatgaaaaTTGTGTGATGTCCATCGCAACATGCACAAAGCAAAATCTCGGTAAATGGGACTCGACTCGATGAGTTATCGtcgccgagtttaagtcgtgcaaagactttccccAATTCGAGGATAAAGATAAATTGTGACACCTTACCATACCAGTATCAGCCTGGTATTATACTTGTGGTTTCTTATCTTTTACAGGACGAATACCTTTCATACATGTTGCTTGAATATCAAGAAAAAGACTCAATGACAAGTCTCGTCAAAGAGGTGGCTCAGCAACATTCGTAATTCCTTCCACTTAGCATGGTgaatataatgttttttttctgtgcAGGAACCGTTTCCAGTTCCACTCCAAGTGCTTCCGTCGTAAGTTAAATGTATGGTCATTTCTTCACGATCAGTAGGTATAGGCTATGATGGTATAGCGACTATAACGAGCATAGTTGAAAGGAAAAGCGTTTAGTTCAGACATATAACTTAATTAAGTCTACTATAAGTCATCAGCATAAATCTTAGTGGCAACCAGATGGAGAAATTACAAGTGTTTTTCTCTGAGATGTTAACAGAAATCACAGGGACAACATAGTTCGCATCGAGTTCTTCCAAAACTTGTCCAATCGTCATACAAGTACGGAGAGTCCGGGTGGCCGCTACATGTCGCTTAGCAAAGAGGGACAGCTGGCTTATTACGGATTAGATTTTGACTTGCAAAAGTCTGTAACGGTGTGAGTATAACGAACCGTGTGAATGGACGGGGCTATAATAGCCTACTGTAggttgtttgaaattttgagcATTCCTGgcatataaattttgttgtaaaatggTTGAATTCAGTGGCctgttggaataaaaaacaatagcTAGCAGTTAATGTGTTAGagattaaacaatttttggcGATCACATTACGGTGCAATTTAAGCTGGATTTTGAGTACTTCAGATAGGCCCAGCTAAAGAGACGTGTGTAGCGATCTGGCTGACCGATCTAGCCCCATGTCCGAATGTCAACATGGTTGCCATCAGCTCCACGGATAGAGAAATAAGTATTTAAGGCTTTTGTTGGGattaaaaatgttcaattttgCTTCGAATCaggtttattgttttgtttattacagGTTTTTATGACGTGAGCGCAAATAGATTTGAACGTCGTTTCCAGTTAATCGGATTTCGAGATCCGATATTAACCATGTGTTTCTCGTAAGTAGGCCTAATTAGCATAAGCACTTATCCAACCTAAAATCTTTGACAATTGTGTTGCTACGTTATTGTGCCAAGTACTTACGGAAGAttgaattttaaattaaattgagaAATTTCAACTCTtcgtaaaataaattaactttttaatttaacaataacaaaacgAAAAACATTGACACAAGGAAGTAAATATTCTAGGTTTGATCGTGAAAACCTGAACAATTGCACTCTGATAGGCGGCGATTCTAACGGATGTGTCACTGCATTTCGATTCGTTGAGGCAATGAAAAGAGGGTTGTTTGGCGCTTACCCCCCAAAGGGTAAAACGTTAGCTACAATAGATAAAGGAAAGTAAGCGTACAAGCTGATGTAATGTTATAACTCCTGCATTTAACAGGCGTTGTGAAGAGAATCCCGGTATTCCAAGTAATGACGCATATGATACCTGGAGTttattgcttgattttcaATGTAAGCTCAACGCAGTTGTGATGTACGCCGTTTGTGTGACCATTTCATTGGACAACACTTCATGTTTTGCTGCCGCTTATACTCTTAACACAGAAACTACATTCAAATTGGATCAACTGTGCAAGATATTTTCAATTAGCCAAAGGTCTGGAATGTTTTATATCGTGTTGCTCTACAGACGAAGATTCTATGTTTCTAGGAGATCTCACACATGTAACTTATAAACCAAAGTGGCCCGGTTTTAGCAGGTTAAGGTCCAACAGGTGAGGACAAAATACGAAGATAAGAAAcgacaaatttctttttaaaccTAATTTAAGTACATGATAACCATTAGTCATGGTGGATGTAAAATCGGTCTCAAGCGAAGGTCTGAACGTTTTGCAGGAGCTGTTACTACAAAGTGAAGAAAGGGATATTAGCATTAGACTATTCAAAAGAATGGAATTTAATAGGTAGGatgttaatttttatcatGCTTGCATTcgttgatattttgttttgatgaatAAGTGAAAAAAGAGGCAATTGCCATTTTCCTGTTCGACTTCAGTTACTGGAAGTTTTGATTGTATTGTCCGGACATGGAACCCGTACAGCTCAAAACCAGCTTCCGTGATCAAGGGTCATCTCACTCCGGTTCAGCACATCACTGTTATTCCTGGAAGCGGCCAAGTCATAACTTGTGGAAAAGATAAGGTAAAGCGGCACAGCGCACGAAGAAACTGTTGAGTATGAATCGCAAATTTTATGGTAAATTTATTCGAAATTTTAGACCGTACGAGTCATAGATCTCCGTGACCACACAACCATCCAGATTATCAGACCCCGTTTGTTTTCATCCATGGGTCCTCTCTCGCACGCATTCAACACAATCTTCTACGACAAGCGTTGTAAATGTATGCTCCTCGGCACCACGCAGGTTTGAATATCTCAGGGGTAGCCTAAGTGCTGCAAATAATTGTGTGGTTTTTACTTGAGAGTACATAAtcttcattttcatttaatgCCAATAGCAGGGTGGGGAGGAAAAACTGGATACCTtaaaacagtggttctcaaacctttttaaaagaaagtacGCAACGGTTTCCTaccaattttttaaatgcctCACGGTcccttaaaaaatcaacacaaatAAACACCAAACAACACGTTGATTATTATGGTATCATTGTGACGGGTGTACCTGCTTCTTTGCAACCAGTTCGGCAATGTTTGGTTCCGTTTTGGACAACGCAACCCTAATATCGTGAATCACATTCAACCGGTTTCGAGCTTTTGACTTGATGGCAAGTAGTGCCGTTTTTTTGGAAGGTGCTTCGCGGTCCCAGAAAATTGTCTTGCGGATcccagtttgagaaccactgccgTAAAACATAGTGCGCTTTGCAGGCTTTAGTTTTCGCTGTGTTCTTTTAGTTGTACTTAAAACGCTATACCTCGTTCTTGAGTGTTTAGGTATTGAAAACACAACTAAAAGCGCAATTGTCAAATGATGCTTTTGCAAATGCTGTACGATGAGCGCACATTtataatatatacagtacGCTATGGGCTATCAATGGACCTATAGTCTTTTCATTTGTAGAGTATACTGATCCGTCTGATCGTTACTTTACTCGTTAAGACACAGTTTAAAACAGTGGAAATTGTTCCATAATCCAAGCAAACTCCACATTTAAGCCAGTTGTTTGTAGCCTATGTGAGAAGTAGGAACCAATTGTTTCTGAAAAATGCGCAACGACCAACCCTGCTACACACAAACAACATGAATTAATCACCAATGCTTTGGATATAAAAGAGTTTTGGTACTGACAAAAATTTGGTAAATTGCTTGTATCATTGCGTGGTTGAAATCCTTGTTTCATGGATTTTTACTTGGTGTGTGACTGTTACTTCACGAGTCACGAATTGTTTTcgaaatgctgaaattttattttgggatttTGCAATTCAGTTGTAGACCGGACTTGAagtctccttaatgacgttcagataaattacctcgcttgaactggtgtgccatatatataccgatgtaatgtttgcaatcttcCCTTTTTACGTGATTGATTTCACTTGTTACTACTGCGCAAtttaacattcagtaagctttgcccgaaggtgaaagcctttgtgtctgataataaataaaatgggaactttatcatttagtaatatgcatagacagaatttaagcaaTTAACAGCATTGTCACGCCGTtcgagaaatgagaactcatatcatcaaagcagaagcaaaacaagttatcaatcATCCTCGCTCATACTGTAGCAATAGCCGCCAGTGTACGCGGTCTTTATGgcgaatatgtttgttgtgtaatacttcacacaagtaatacacaaACGAACTAATAATTTGTCATAGGTGTAAGTGTCGGTACGGTAGAGAGCTGTTCGTTTATTAAGGTACAGTGCAGATTGACTTTACTATTTGATCACAGATTTAAGGCAGAACCCATTTTGTAAACTACCAAAgactttttttatttggtgtTTTGTTTGCTATTGGACAGGTGGGTGTTTTGCGAGGTTTTGACGGTAAGAAAAAGATTGACCTGCTGGACGTCAAATCCCACACCGGTGCAGTGAGCACCGTCTTATACAACAAGCTGTTTAACCAGGCAAGCTTGAACACCCTTCTCCAAATTTGTGCAGTAAAAATATTGGTATTGACCTAATAACTGCTGAAGGTTGTCACTGCTGGACATGACTCGGTGCTGTCAGTATGGGATCTAAATACCGGCAGCAAAACAATCCAGTTCCACACCATTAAGGGAGTAGAATTGACCTGTATGTGCTTCGACCAAACTGATAGACGTCTCATAACCGGTTCGAGGAATGGTGCAGTTAAAATATGGAACTTTAATAACGGTGCCTGTTTGAGAACTCTTTCACCAGGCAATGGTTTAGAGGTATGGATGACACAGGCAAATGCTGAGAATACTCTGATTCGAACTATTAGGACTACACTCATAAACAGTAGTATTTATATCATTACAGGTGACCGGAGTTGTCTGTCTCAAGCAAAAGATTATAACAGCCGGCTGGAACAAAAAACTCACTGTGTATATGTACGTACATACGGATGTCATTCAACCTAACGACAAGGCTTTGGCTAGCTTTTCTGCCGCGTTTTTACATGTCTCTGTTTAATAATTCTTTATGGGCCAAGTTGGGCAGTTTTAGTGCTCCCGACTGAGAAAACACTttgaataaaaggtttatttttCTCAGAGATTCCCAGGATCAAGATACAGAAGACGACGTGAAAGAATGGGCTGAAGTACACCACGACGATATTCTGTGTCTCGCTTCCTTTCGGCACAATAATGGAGTTGCCACAATCGCGTCCTCCTCATACGATGGAAACGTCTTTATTTGGTCTCTTGATTCTGGTATGGAACTTACCAGAACGGCATACAAAACACAGCTACAGATGGAATTTTTCTCCTATATTTACTGGAAACTTTACTAGGTCACGTACTATGCCGATTAAACAAAATGATCAGCTATTCTCCTCTCAGCTACAAAGGATCCAAAGCCGCCAAACGAGACAAACCTGACTACTCCAAACTCAAAGTAATACGAGAAAGACACATGGGTTGTACTTTGAACTAATAACCATAATCAGCGAGAGATAGGCTAACATTTAACGTTACACAGAGAACACACACATTGACCCGATTAGAAAAGAGTTTGAGCATGATCAATAACAAACTGAAACTTCCTCAAATTTCCAGTAAACTGGGAGTGGAAAAGAGCACGGAGTTTTCAGACAAAGTTTCAACGTTGAAGTTACCGCCAATATTTCCTAAGCAAGGTGGTTACGGATAATGGCCACTTGCGCGTCGTAAGATTTCTTTCTAGGTGACATTCATACATAGTTTAAGCAAATATATTCATTCTAGGCTATGGAGATCAAAATAAAGACCGTTGGAAAGAACCGATAGCTACTTCGTCTAGAGCGTCTATTCGGTAAGTTAATTTGTAAAACAGTTCTGCGCATCTTCCACGTTGCAACACGTGTCCATGTCTGATGTTAGCCCTTGAAATTGATGCATTCCGTAGCATAGACCTACATGAGAAGTATTGTTGTGACGCTTTTACAGATTATCTAGCCCGAAGGCTAATTCTGTTTCCACTATCATGCCATCGGCTGGAGGAGAGGACACCtgtaattttgataaaactaaCCACGCCCAGCACCAGTTGGATGTTCTTCTTGGCAAACAGAACAGGGATTACTGGGAAGCGGAAGTGGCCATTGATAAAGTAGGAGGCCGTTCGAGTATTTGTTGAATGATTAAGTAACCGTCTTAACTGCATTCATTTTTTCGAGCGTTTTACAAGAAACAGTTGATAGGCCACTGTAGGTATCTTTGTAAAAATAAGCTCAGTGAGTTAAACACCAATGTATCTATGTTTCAGTTACTTTTTCTCCAAAGCCGGCCGCATAGTCCCCACACTGCAACCTTAGTATCTTCCGGAGCTCAAGGTTGGGTACATTCGTGGTCAGTACACCCTCAGGGGGGTCTCCTGGGGCAGTTTATGGCGGCACAAAATGATGGGGAATCAGTGGTTTCCATGGCAACGGACGACGAAAATTCGATCCTAATTTCTGGAGATTCAACTGGTTATGTTAAGGTTAGTTATCCTTTTGTCTACCTGTAGCCCTATACCGTAATATATACACGGTTGTCGCTCAAAATACGTGAATCAGCTATACTAATCAGGTTTGGGATATTGACACTTACTGCTACAAGAAGCCTAGACAGCATCCGAAACGAAAGAGCCTTGTCAACGACATATTTAATACTCAGCTTCATTCTGCTTTGATGGACGAGGAAGCGGCCAAGTTAGAAAAGTTTTCGTACATCGACACAATCGTCATCCTTGTTCTAATCATGTGCTACTTTTTTACTGCAGTTTGTTGTCTGCTCGTCGCATGGTAAGATTAAACACAGTGCCACCAGATCTGAACCATTATTTCAGGGCTCATGTTGGGTCGGTTAACGACATCACCTACGTCAACGAAAAACAGTTGTTCCTCACAGCTGGCTCGGAAGGCACAGTGAGGTTATGGACTGTAAGTGGTTCATACGTAGGTAAGTGAAACTTATCGAAAGCTAGGTGATGAGTTTGGGATATTTCAACTGCAACTACAATTTGATGATCTCAGCAATTATACAATTGCGCCACTGTTTATGTCTATATATTGCAGGTACTTTTGGTCAACAGTTCTCGTGGAGTTTAAGCAATCCAAGCACTGTTAGAATACCTACCGATATTAAACGTGTTGCTTCTTCAAATACATTCAAGGTAATCTGTTTAGAAACGTATTTTCTGCCAGGGTAAAACCGGTTAACACTTTCCCAACGTTGAATTCACTCAACATGTACAAGTCACGTCTTTTGAATGCGTTGTTCAGGCATTCAAAACTGGTGAAAGCCCGTGGAGGTtggctaaaaatttaaaacatttcgtCGCTCTACGGGATTTGGGCAGAGGAAAAATGAAATCGCTTGGACCTTCAGTCGTCGAAGCAAAAAAAGAAGAGCTTGAGAAGGTGACGTGTAACAAGCCCACTTAACCGGAAATCACATGACAAATAAAGAGCTTCTACTATTCCCAACAGGttaataaaacatatttgaaAAACGTGAAGCATGAAGATAACGTTGAACGTGACTACGAGAAGACAGTGAAAGCGATGGAGAAAAGTGAAGTCCTGGGAAATTGGTACAAACCCAAGCAGAGACACCGGATGTTGCCGAAGATTGACATAAAGACTCATTTTGGCAACGTACGAAAATTGCTGACTAACGCGTTTTTCGCGTAAAAAAAGTGGCTTGACGCATaagttttctttatttcataGTTCCTCATCCACTCGTCAATTCCATTTTCTTCTCTGGAAAAAATGGAGGAGATCGAGGTTCCTGAAATCCTCAAGAATAAGTGGAGGTTGCAAAAAGAAATGTCTCAGGTCCGATCATCCTCGATCGAATTGTCCGGTGTAAACTACACGTTAAGtctaaaacaaaaagtcaAGCTTCACCACAGTTTCTCTGCAACTGATCTATTTGATAATAGGCGTACAAGTTACTTTGCatgcttttatttcttttgatttCAGCTAGAAAATGAAGCAGCAAAAGCGAGGAATTTAAGAAGTTCAATCGCTGGGGTTCGCGTAAAGAATCGAA contains the following coding sequences:
- the LOC143449601 gene encoding WD repeat-containing protein on Y chromosome-like, with the translated sequence MMTNSDDGGFADNQVVGSKQPFQASTKVLVTSGNEKETNRSLPERSASTNEIKTKDSNSKTTTLNPNKATKTKTKRNASLSSKLEDQMNFEHLKKLEAIFQEADADNGGGLDMDEFREAMRKTMGSEIDVKELEMLFMKVDTNCDGAVDWDEYLSYMLLEYQEKDSMTSLVKEEPFPVPLQVLPSNHRDNIVRIEFFQNLSNRHTSTESPGGRYMSLSKEGQLAYYGLDFDLQKSVTIGPAKETCVAIWLTDLAPCPNVNMVAISSTDREISFYDVSANRFERRFQLIGFRDPILTMCFSFDRENLNNCTLIGGDSNGCVTAFRFVEAMKRGLFGAYPPKGVVKRIPVFQVMTHMIPGVYCLIFNKLHSNWINCARYFQLAKGLECFISCCSTDEDSMFLGDLTHVTYKPKWPGFSRLRSNRSCYYKVKKGILALDYSKEWNLIVTGSFDCIVRTWNPYSSKPASVIKGHLTPVQHITVIPGSGQVITCGKDKTVRVIDLRDHTTIQIIRPRLFSSMGPLSHAFNTIFYDKRCKCMLLGTTQVGVLRGFDGKKKIDLLDVKSHTGAVSTVLYNKLFNQVVTAGHDSVLSVWDLNTGSKTIQFHTIKGVELTCMCFDQTDRRLITGSRNGAVKIWNFNNGACLRTLSPGNGLEVTGVVCLKQKIITAGWNKKLTVYIDSQDQDTEDDVKEWAEVHHDDILCLASFRHNNGVATIASSSYDGNVFIWSLDSGHVLCRLNKMISYSPLSYKGSKAAKRDKPDYSKLKRTHTLTRLEKSLSMINNKLKLPQISSKLGVEKSTEFSDKVSTLKLPPIFPKQGYGDQNKDRWKEPIATSSRASIRLSSPKANSVSTIMPSAGGEDTCNFDKTNHAQHQLDVLLGKQNRDYWEAEVAIDKLLFLQSRPHSPHTATLVSSGAQGWVHSWSVHPQGGLLGQFMAAQNDGESVVSMATDDENSILISGDSTGYVKVWDIDTYCYKKPRQHPKRKSLVNDIFNTQLHSALMDEEAANLLSARRMVRLNTVPPDLNHYFRAHVGSVNDITYVNEKQLFLTAGSEGTVRLWTVSGSYVGTFGQQFSWSLSNPSTVRIPTDIKRVASSNTFKAFKTGESPWRLAKNLKHFVALRDLGRGKMKSLGPSVVEAKKEELEKVNKTYLKNVKHEDNVERDYEKTVKAMEKSEVLGNWYKPKQRHRMLPKIDIKTHFGNFLIHSSIPFSSLEKMEEIEVPEILKNKWRLQKEMSQLENEAAKARNLRSSIAGVRVKNRILGSFNAKKKSQNRASFSQVAKTVRERLPRTASIIIIFHCSLERINCAVKFLILKMFCQVANRFNQSQPEQQK